In the genome of Ignavibacteria bacterium, one region contains:
- the mraZ gene encoding division/cell wall cluster transcriptional repressor MraZ, whose amino-acid sequence MFQGHAICNLDNKSRVILPAKFRKNISPEADNKLVITRGLDSCIYVYPQDEWNKLLGAIKNFNTFNTTERDFQRRFLMYVTECELDSQGRILLSPQLIEYANIKKEVIILGLLDKMEIWDPATKKKYDEGQTLTFEEVASKVAEKVVNTNGA is encoded by the coding sequence ATGTTTCAAGGTCACGCAATATGTAATTTAGACAATAAATCACGGGTGATTTTACCTGCGAAGTTTCGCAAGAATATTTCACCTGAAGCTGACAATAAGCTCGTGATTACTCGCGGTCTTGACTCATGCATTTATGTTTATCCGCAGGATGAATGGAATAAACTTCTTGGCGCAATAAAAAATTTCAATACGTTCAACACAACAGAAAGAGATTTCCAGAGACGTTTTTTAATGTATGTTACTGAGTGTGAGCTTGATTCTCAAGGAAGGATTTTGCTCTCACCTCAATTAATCGAATACGCAAATATCAAAAAAGAAGTTATCATTCTGGGACTGCTTGACAAGATGGAAATCTGGGATCCTGCAACGAAGAAGAAATACGACGAAGGACAGACACTTACTTTTGAAGAAGTTGCAAGCAAAGTAGCGGAAAAAGTCGTTAACACTAACGGTGCATAA
- the rsmH gene encoding 16S rRNA (cytosine(1402)-N(4))-methyltransferase RsmH, which yields MSDESYHVPVLLRETVDLLLNPEISKHIIVDGTLGGGGYTEEICRKISDDSRVIGIDKDVNALEFSSKRLKKFGDKVVLKKGNFAEVKSILQGLGISSITGIVLDLGLSSFQLESEEGFSFMKDTRLDMRADKDLELTAANVLNKYSEDELNSIFVNYGEIGNSGRLVDAIIKQRSKEKFEYTNQLIKLIESEYIIDKKNKIKFLAKIFQSLRIEVNGELNDLKKVLTDSTELLEKGGRIAIVSYHSLEDRIVKDFFKENSYTEKVSKYKLGIEVKTPLLKLVNKKVVVPTYEEVKSNSRARSAKLRVAEKN from the coding sequence ATGAGTGATGAAAGCTATCACGTTCCCGTTCTTTTAAGAGAAACCGTTGATTTGCTTCTGAACCCTGAAATCAGCAAGCATATTATAGTTGACGGAACACTCGGCGGAGGCGGATACACGGAGGAAATCTGCAGAAAGATTTCAGATGATAGCAGAGTAATCGGGATTGACAAAGATGTAAATGCGTTAGAGTTCTCCTCAAAGCGGCTAAAAAAATTCGGAGACAAAGTGGTTCTTAAGAAAGGAAATTTCGCAGAAGTGAAATCAATCTTACAAGGATTAGGAATCAGTTCCATAACCGGAATCGTGCTCGATTTGGGGCTTTCGTCGTTTCAGCTCGAAAGCGAGGAGGGGTTTAGCTTTATGAAAGATACCCGTCTTGATATGCGAGCTGATAAAGACTTAGAGCTTACAGCTGCGAATGTGCTTAATAAATATTCTGAAGATGAGCTCAATTCGATTTTCGTGAACTATGGAGAAATAGGGAATTCAGGTAGATTGGTTGATGCTATCATAAAACAGCGTTCGAAAGAAAAATTTGAATACACAAATCAGTTAATAAAGCTTATTGAAAGCGAATACATCATCGATAAGAAAAACAAGATTAAATTTCTGGCAAAGATATTCCAGTCGTTGAGAATAGAAGTGAACGGCGAGCTGAATGATTTGAAAAAAGTACTGACCGATTCAACGGAGCTTCTTGAAAAAGGCGGAAGAATAGCGATTGTTTCGTATCACTCGCTTGAAGACAGAATCGTGAAAGATTTTTTTAAGGAAAATTCTTACACGGAAAAAGTGTCTAAATATAAACTGGGTATAGAAGTGAAAACTCCTTTGCTCAAGCTTGTTAACAAAAAAGTCGTTGTCCCGACTTACGAAGAAGTAAAAAGTAATTCACGGGCAAGAAGTGCAAAGCTTCGCGTAGCTGAAAAAAATTGA
- a CDS encoding penicillin-binding transpeptidase domain-containing protein: MHFLSKNITKPVNFKRGVNIILVALFFLFGIVGYRLANLQIIDSSKYKLAAKKQYESKVILYPSRGLIFDRNMNLLVSNSYQVSIAADPNMIENADSVANILSKKLNKDKNEFFTKLKTPNTSFVYIEKNIPPDKINGLDSLDITGLIVLKEPVRVYNYGSLASQMLGFTNNTNQGMMGIEQGLNKELAGKEGYMLMKKDGKGNKRPDNQYEGKEPVKGNNLVLTIDINIQKILEEELASAVIQNNGHKGKGVVMSVKTGEVLGLCSYPTFDPNNIQSHDTVGMKNSVVADVFEPGSTFKLITAAASLEEKIETPLSIIATEGGVYHSSTINMTDHTSAASMTFQQALEQSSNIGMIKISKKIGEERFYKYARDFGFGIYTGIDVPGENKGMLKRPIDFSGGTLEYMSIGYQVLVNTLQLTTAYASVANSGLMMRPYIIKKEVGDNGTVLFENKPTSIRQVISEKTAKTLSFLLTGVIERGTGKDAALDGIKVAGKTGTSQRLVDGKYSSNSHTASFIGYFPAENPSIIIAIVLDDPKSGEYYGGKVSAPVFQKIATRILAYKGVSELQYMEPNFQSNDMYYASTETQQQQNAPKFTVPNLINLRVEDAKEILKEKKLDFEIIGQIPKGKEKDFIIVETQTPGPNEIITLTENTKIKLSVKFTKEKLNNLVFVPDVTNISLRKALNLLVANGFKVEVQGSGGVIDQMPKAGTEQLPGSKIILFCKNEM, translated from the coding sequence ATGCATTTTCTTTCTAAAAATATTACAAAACCCGTAAACTTCAAAAGAGGCGTTAACATAATTCTTGTTGCGTTATTCTTTTTGTTCGGCATTGTTGGGTATCGTCTTGCAAATTTGCAGATTATTGATTCGTCAAAATATAAACTTGCGGCGAAAAAGCAATATGAATCAAAAGTTATTTTGTATCCTTCGCGCGGACTGATATTTGACAGAAACATGAACCTTCTTGTTTCGAATTCATACCAGGTTTCAATTGCCGCTGACCCTAACATGATTGAGAATGCTGACAGCGTTGCGAATATACTATCGAAGAAATTAAATAAGGACAAAAACGAATTCTTCACAAAGCTGAAAACTCCTAATACATCTTTTGTTTATATTGAAAAAAACATCCCGCCTGATAAAATAAACGGATTGGATTCACTTGATATAACAGGGTTGATTGTTTTAAAAGAACCTGTGCGTGTTTATAACTATGGTTCGCTTGCCTCGCAAATGCTCGGCTTTACGAACAACACAAATCAGGGAATGATGGGTATTGAACAAGGTTTAAATAAGGAGCTCGCCGGTAAAGAAGGTTATATGTTAATGAAAAAGGACGGCAAAGGAAATAAGCGTCCTGATAATCAATACGAAGGAAAAGAGCCTGTAAAAGGAAATAACCTTGTTCTTACGATTGATATTAACATTCAAAAAATTCTGGAAGAAGAATTGGCGAGTGCTGTAATTCAGAATAACGGACACAAAGGAAAAGGTGTTGTGATGTCAGTAAAAACAGGAGAGGTGCTCGGTCTTTGTTCTTATCCTACTTTCGATCCGAATAACATTCAGTCGCATGATACTGTTGGAATGAAAAATTCTGTTGTTGCTGATGTATTTGAGCCCGGTTCAACGTTTAAATTGATTACCGCAGCAGCATCACTTGAAGAAAAAATTGAAACCCCCTTATCGATTATTGCTACCGAAGGCGGAGTCTATCATTCAAGTACTATTAATATGACTGACCATACAAGTGCAGCTTCGATGACATTCCAGCAGGCGCTTGAACAGTCCAGTAATATCGGAATGATAAAAATTTCAAAAAAAATCGGAGAGGAAAGATTTTATAAATATGCAAGGGACTTTGGCTTTGGAATTTATACCGGCATTGATGTTCCGGGAGAAAATAAAGGGATGCTAAAACGTCCGATAGATTTTTCAGGCGGAACTTTAGAATACATGTCAATAGGTTATCAGGTGCTTGTGAATACACTGCAATTAACGACTGCATATGCATCAGTTGCAAATAGCGGTTTGATGATGAGACCTTACATAATTAAAAAAGAAGTAGGAGATAACGGAACGGTTTTGTTTGAAAATAAACCGACAAGCATCAGACAAGTTATATCCGAAAAAACTGCGAAGACTTTATCATTTCTTTTAACAGGTGTTATTGAAAGAGGTACAGGTAAAGATGCCGCGCTCGATGGCATTAAAGTCGCAGGAAAAACGGGAACGTCTCAAAGATTGGTAGATGGAAAGTATTCAAGTAATTCTCACACCGCTTCTTTCATCGGATATTTTCCTGCAGAAAATCCTTCGATTATAATTGCGATAGTTCTCGATGACCCGAAATCAGGCGAATATTATGGAGGAAAGGTCTCTGCTCCCGTATTCCAAAAAATCGCAACAAGAATTTTAGCTTACAAAGGGGTGAGCGAACTTCAATATATGGAGCCGAATTTTCAGTCCAACGATATGTATTATGCATCTACAGAAACACAACAACAGCAGAATGCGCCGAAGTTCACAGTGCCGAATCTGATTAATTTGCGTGTTGAAGATGCAAAAGAAATTTTAAAAGAGAAAAAACTTGATTTTGAAATAATCGGTCAGATTCCAAAAGGTAAAGAAAAAGATTTCATAATTGTTGAGACACAAACTCCAGGACCAAATGAGATAATTACTTTAACAGAAAATACAAAGATTAAACTTTCAGTAAAATTCACTAAAGAAAAATTAAATAATCTTGTTTTTGTTCCTGATGTAACAAACATAAGTTTGCGTAAAGCGCTTAATCTTCTTGTGGCCAATGGATTCAAAGTGGAAGTGCAGGGAAGCGGCGGAGTAATTGACCAGATGCCGAAGGCAGGAACCGAGCAATTGCCGGGAAGCAAAATAATTTTATTCTGTAAAAATGAAATGTGA
- a CDS encoding UDP-N-acetylmuramoyl-L-alanyl-D-glutamate--2,6-diaminopimelate ligase: MKFSELIKNISSVKTQCENDFEVEGLAYDSRNVKNNFVFFAIKGFKMDGNKFIDMAIQKGAKAVVSSEKVNMKNFVITENVRQAMAEMSCAFYDNPSQKLNLIGVTGTNGKTTTTYLLKKIFETSGYKTGLMGTIDYLFGDKKVDSKLTTPESIEINYMLNEMVKANITHCVMEVSSVALELKRVHGLKFKAGIFTNLTSEHLDFHKTMPNYYNAKKILFDELPAESIAISNKDDSYGENILGDCKAQKYFYSIENPSEFKAENISIDTTGMEFNVNINNSKYYFETSMTGKFNVYNCLAAISTSVPMGIKVEKIQKALKDIEPVNGRFNIIKLPNNASAIIDYSHTSDSLKNAIEAAIEIISDRGRSGRVITIFGCGGNRDTTKRPVMGNIATELSDYVIITSDNPRLENPDAIIKEIVAGIHEKNNFETIANREEAIKRGMEISQTGDLILICGKGHETYQEINGVKNHFDDREMVEKYSNLAKN; this comes from the coding sequence ATGAAATTTTCCGAATTGATAAAAAATATTTCAAGCGTGAAAACACAATGCGAAAATGATTTTGAGGTTGAGGGGCTTGCTTATGACTCTCGAAACGTAAAAAATAATTTTGTGTTTTTTGCCATTAAAGGCTTTAAAATGGACGGAAATAAGTTTATAGACATGGCTATCCAAAAAGGTGCAAAGGCAGTGGTTTCGTCTGAGAAAGTAAATATGAAAAATTTTGTAATAACAGAAAACGTAAGACAGGCAATGGCAGAAATGAGCTGTGCTTTTTATGATAATCCTTCACAGAAACTTAATCTCATTGGAGTTACAGGCACAAACGGAAAAACCACAACGACATATTTACTCAAAAAAATTTTTGAGACATCAGGATATAAAACGGGATTAATGGGAACGATTGATTATTTATTTGGAGATAAAAAAGTTGATTCAAAATTGACTACTCCCGAGTCAATCGAAATAAATTATATGCTCAATGAAATGGTGAAAGCAAATATAACGCATTGCGTCATGGAAGTTTCATCGGTTGCGCTTGAATTAAAACGAGTTCATGGATTAAAATTTAAAGCAGGAATATTTACTAATCTTACAAGCGAGCATTTGGATTTTCATAAAACCATGCCTAATTATTATAATGCAAAGAAAATTTTGTTTGATGAATTGCCCGCAGAAAGCATTGCAATATCAAATAAAGATGATTCGTATGGTGAAAATATTTTGGGTGATTGCAAGGCACAAAAATATTTTTATAGCATTGAAAATCCATCTGAGTTTAAAGCTGAAAACATAAGCATTGACACAACCGGTATGGAATTTAATGTAAATATAAATAATTCGAAATATTATTTCGAAACAAGCATGACCGGAAAGTTTAATGTATATAACTGCCTTGCTGCAATATCAACTTCAGTGCCTATGGGGATAAAAGTTGAGAAAATTCAGAAAGCACTGAAAGATATTGAACCTGTTAACGGAAGATTTAACATCATTAAGCTGCCAAACAATGCAAGCGCAATAATTGATTATTCGCATACATCAGATTCCTTGAAAAATGCTATCGAGGCAGCAATTGAAATAATATCTGACCGCGGCAGAAGCGGCAGAGTAATTACGATTTTTGGGTGCGGAGGAAACCGCGACACAACAAAACGTCCGGTGATGGGAAACATTGCAACGGAGCTTTCGGATTATGTAATCATTACTTCTGATAATCCGAGATTGGAAAATCCTGACGCAATTATAAAAGAGATCGTCGCGGGCATTCATGAAAAAAATAATTTTGAAACTATTGCTAACCGCGAAGAAGCTATTAAAAGAGGGATGGAAATTTCTCAAACCGGCGATTTGATTTTAATCTGCGGAAAGGGACATGAAACTTATCAGGAAATTAACGGCGTAAAAAATCACTTTGATGATAGAGAGATGGTAGAAAAATATTCAAATCTTGCAAAGAACTGA
- a CDS encoding cell division protein FtsL, whose protein sequence is MEETGKKKVSILYVLISFILLAVVMLIYINNIIYVNRVSAESMKLREDIDKVKNTNDFLRTEIEKLTSFERINTLAKEKFNMRYSDSAIIRDEVIKISN, encoded by the coding sequence ATGGAAGAAACAGGAAAAAAGAAAGTTTCAATTTTATATGTTTTAATTTCATTCATACTTCTTGCGGTTGTGATGCTTATTTATATTAACAATATAATTTACGTCAACCGTGTTTCGGCAGAATCTATGAAGCTGCGTGAAGACATCGACAAAGTAAAAAATACAAATGATTTTCTTCGCACTGAAATCGAGAAACTGACTTCATTTGAGAGAATAAACACTCTTGCAAAAGAAAAGTTTAATATGAGGTATTCCGACAGCGCAATTATCCGTGACGAAGTAATTAAAATTTCAAATTAG
- the rpoC gene encoding DNA-directed RNA polymerase subunit beta', whose translation MISKSEKKVKRFSKISINLSSTDKITENSHGEVTKPETINYRTFKPDKDGLFCEKIFGPVKDWECHCGKYKGIRYKGIVCDRCGVEINQKSVRRERMGHIALCVPVVHIWYFRSLPSKIGYVLGISNKDLEKIIYYETYVVINPGKTNFKKRQLITEEEYLDALDKMSEEEHNLEDDDPKKFIADQGGKAVKELLRRVHIEEDIFRLRQELKEDPSALKKADNIKRLRVLEAFRQKEGAKPNKPEWMVLDVIPVIPPELRPLVPLEGGRFATSDLNDLYRRVIIRNNRLKRLIDIKAPEVILRNEKRMLQEAVDALLDNSRRVTAVKSENRALKSLSDILKGKQGRFRQNLLGKRVDYSGRSVIVVGPELKLHQCGLPKDMALELFKPFVIRRLIDRDYVKTVKSAKKLIDKRTPEVWDILENVIDGHPVMLNRAPTLHRLSIQAFQPVLIEGKAITLHPLVCIAFNADFDGDQMAVHVPLSYDAQLEASVLMLSSHNILSPQNGAPIIIPHQEMILGNYYLTKELKGDLGEGKIFSSPEEVITAHQNKRVGLHARIKVRIDGQIIETTTGRVIFNQIVPKGVPFINELLKKKKLIETIGNIYKTVGNYETALFLDRLKDVGYKYSTEGGLSVNIDDIEVPDTKWRIIEEAQKRVAQIEKSKSRGLISENERYNKVIDIWTHVRDEVKRDLMINLTRSKQGFNSLHMMIDSGARGSADQVSQLAGMRGLMQKPQKSMTGQAGEIIENPILANFKEGLSILEYFISTHGARKGLADTALKTADAGYLTRRLVDVAQDVIITDHDCGTIRGVFTEALKEGEDVKEPLYERILGRVSATDVIDPLTKKVLAKAGEEITEEIAQLVADSPISGVEIRSVLTCEAKRGVCAKCYGRNLATGKMVEMGEAVGIIAAQSIGEPGTQLTLRTFHIGGTASKIVAQSQVTSKFEGKVKFENIKLVEYKGAVGDNLVAISRNGKINIMDENGSQLISYKVEYGSKLMIKNGDKVAKNGILYEWDPYNTVIVAENDGIVKYKNLEEGQQFELVQDEQTGHFQKTVIESKDKNKSPEIEIVNKAGKVLSSYLIPAKANLLVDDGNEVKAGTTLVKIPRESGKTRDITGGLPRVTELFEARSPSDPARIAEIDGKVEIGKLSRGSREVKIHALDGSRVVDYKIPIGKHILVRNGDIVKSGESLTSGSSDPVDILKIKGVAEVQEYLVNEIQEVYRIQGVKINDKHIEVIVKQMLQKVKVTDPGDTRFLEGDVIHKNVFAEGNEKLKGKVVVNSEDEGKKYKLGDIVDKKEMREHNSALKKKDKKPVETRDAIPATADAILLGITQTSLSTESFISAASFQETTRVLTDASIRGKVDNLLGLKENVVIGQLIPAGTGLRKYRTLLVSKKGDYKMDTNGIDEKPEVEEAEVVETATEA comes from the coding sequence ATGATATCAAAATCAGAAAAGAAAGTAAAAAGATTTAGCAAAATTTCGATAAACCTGTCTTCAACGGACAAGATAACCGAAAACTCTCACGGTGAAGTTACAAAACCTGAGACGATAAATTACAGAACTTTCAAGCCGGACAAAGACGGTTTGTTCTGTGAGAAAATTTTCGGACCTGTAAAAGACTGGGAATGTCACTGCGGAAAATATAAAGGTATAAGATATAAAGGTATTGTATGCGACAGATGCGGTGTTGAGATAAACCAAAAATCAGTCAGACGTGAAAGAATGGGACACATTGCATTGTGTGTTCCTGTTGTTCATATCTGGTATTTCAGGTCTTTGCCGTCAAAAATCGGTTATGTTCTTGGTATATCCAATAAAGACCTCGAAAAAATTATTTATTACGAAACATACGTTGTTATAAATCCGGGTAAAACCAATTTCAAGAAACGCCAGCTTATAACTGAAGAAGAATATCTTGACGCACTTGATAAAATGAGCGAAGAAGAGCATAATCTTGAAGATGATGACCCGAAGAAATTTATTGCTGACCAGGGCGGAAAAGCTGTTAAAGAATTGCTGAGAAGAGTTCATATAGAAGAAGATATTTTCAGATTAAGACAGGAATTGAAAGAAGACCCTTCAGCTTTGAAGAAAGCAGATAACATTAAAAGATTAAGAGTTCTCGAAGCTTTCAGGCAAAAAGAAGGCGCAAAGCCGAACAAACCCGAGTGGATGGTTCTTGATGTGATTCCGGTTATTCCGCCGGAGTTAAGACCGCTTGTGCCGTTGGAAGGCGGAAGATTCGCAACGTCTGATTTGAATGACTTATACAGAAGAGTAATAATAAGAAACAACAGATTAAAAAGATTAATCGATATCAAAGCTCCGGAAGTTATTTTAAGAAACGAAAAGAGAATGCTTCAGGAAGCTGTTGACGCTTTGCTTGATAACTCAAGAAGAGTAACGGCAGTTAAATCCGAGAACAGAGCTTTGAAATCTTTGTCAGATATACTTAAAGGAAAACAGGGAAGATTCAGACAAAATCTATTAGGAAAAAGAGTTGACTATTCCGGTCGTTCAGTTATAGTTGTCGGACCTGAATTGAAATTACATCAATGTGGTCTTCCTAAGGATATGGCTCTTGAATTATTCAAGCCATTTGTAATCAGAAGATTAATTGATAGAGATTATGTTAAGACAGTTAAGAGCGCTAAGAAATTAATCGATAAGAGGACACCTGAAGTTTGGGACATTCTCGAAAACGTTATCGATGGGCATCCGGTTATGCTTAACCGTGCTCCGACTTTGCACAGATTGAGTATCCAGGCATTCCAGCCGGTCTTAATCGAAGGTAAAGCGATTACATTGCATCCGCTTGTTTGTATTGCATTCAATGCGGACTTTGACGGTGACCAGATGGCAGTTCACGTTCCGTTATCTTATGATGCACAGCTTGAAGCATCTGTATTGATGCTTTCATCACATAATATTCTTTCGCCGCAGAACGGCGCGCCTATCATAATTCCTCACCAGGAGATGATTTTGGGTAACTATTACCTTACAAAAGAATTGAAAGGTGATTTAGGTGAAGGAAAAATATTCAGTTCTCCTGAAGAAGTAATTACTGCACATCAAAACAAGAGAGTCGGACTTCATGCAAGAATAAAAGTAAGAATCGACGGACAAATAATTGAAACAACCACAGGAAGAGTAATATTCAATCAAATCGTTCCTAAAGGAGTGCCGTTCATTAACGAACTTCTTAAGAAGAAAAAATTGATTGAGACAATCGGAAACATATATAAGACAGTAGGTAACTATGAAACAGCTTTGTTCCTTGACAGATTGAAAGACGTTGGTTATAAATATTCAACCGAAGGAGGTCTTTCCGTAAACATCGATGACATCGAAGTTCCTGATACGAAATGGAGAATTATTGAAGAAGCACAGAAGAGAGTAGCGCAGATTGAAAAATCGAAATCAAGAGGTTTGATTTCAGAGAACGAAAGATATAACAAAGTTATAGATATATGGACTCACGTAAGAGATGAAGTAAAGAGAGATTTGATGATAAACCTTACAAGGTCAAAGCAGGGATTCAACTCATTGCATATGATGATTGACTCAGGTGCAAGAGGTTCTGCAGACCAGGTTTCACAGCTTGCAGGAATGAGAGGTCTTATGCAAAAACCTCAGAAGTCGATGACCGGTCAAGCAGGTGAAATTATCGAAAATCCGATTCTTGCAAACTTCAAAGAAGGTCTTTCAATCCTTGAGTACTTTATTTCAACTCACGGCGCAAGAAAAGGTCTTGCTGATACTGCATTGAAAACTGCAGACGCAGGATACTTAACAAGAAGACTTGTCGACGTTGCGCAGGATGTTATTATCACTGACCATGACTGCGGAACAATCAGAGGTGTATTTACTGAGGCTCTCAAAGAAGGGGAAGACGTTAAAGAACCTCTTTATGAAAGAATACTTGGAAGAGTATCTGCAACGGATGTCATTGACCCTCTTACAAAGAAAGTTCTTGCAAAAGCGGGCGAAGAAATTACTGAAGAAATTGCACAGTTAGTTGCTGATTCACCAATCAGCGGTGTTGAGATTCGTTCGGTACTGACCTGCGAAGCTAAACGAGGTGTTTGCGCAAAATGTTACGGAAGAAATCTTGCAACAGGCAAGATGGTTGAAATGGGTGAAGCAGTCGGTATCATTGCGGCACAGTCAATCGGTGAGCCGGGAACTCAGCTTACACTGAGAACCTTCCACATCGGCGGTACTGCAAGCAAAATTGTTGCACAGTCTCAGGTAACATCGAAGTTCGAAGGTAAAGTTAAATTTGAAAATATTAAGCTTGTTGAATATAAAGGTGCTGTCGGTGATAATTTAGTAGCAATCAGCCGTAACGGTAAGATAAACATTATGGATGAAAACGGTTCTCAGCTTATTTCATACAAAGTTGAGTACGGTTCGAAGCTTATGATTAAGAACGGTGACAAAGTTGCAAAGAACGGAATACTTTATGAATGGGATCCGTACAACACTGTTATCGTTGCAGAGAATGACGGTATAGTTAAATATAAAAATCTTGAAGAAGGTCAGCAGTTCGAGCTTGTTCAGGATGAGCAGACAGGTCACTTCCAAAAGACCGTTATTGAAAGTAAGGATAAGAATAAATCTCCTGAAATTGAAATCGTTAACAAAGCAGGCAAAGTATTAAGCTCATACTTGATACCTGCGAAAGCAAACTTGCTTGTTGATGACGGAAACGAAGTGAAAGCAGGAACGACTCTTGTTAAGATTCCGAGAGAATCAGGAAAAACAAGAGACATCACAGGCGGTCTGCCGAGAGTAACTGAGTTATTCGAGGCAAGAAGTCCGAGTGACCCTGCAAGAATTGCTGAAATTGACGGTAAAGTTGAAATCGGAAAGCTTTCAAGAGGTAGCCGTGAAGTTAAAATTCATGCTCTTGATGGAAGCAGAGTTGTTGATTACAAAATTCCGATTGGAAAACATATACTTGTAAGAAACGGTGATATTGTAAAATCAGGTGAGTCATTAACCTCAGGTTCTTCAGACCCTGTTGATATCTTGAAAATCAAGGGTGTTGCTGAAGTTCAGGAATATCTTGTGAACGAAATTCAGGAAGTTTACAGAATTCAGGGTGTAAAAATTAACGATAAGCATATCGAAGTTATTGTAAAACAGATGCTGCAAAAAGTTAAAGTTACAGACCCTGGTGATACAAGATTCCTCGAAGGTGATGTTATTCATAAGAATGTTTTTGCAGAAGGCAACGAAAAGCTGAAAGGCAAAGTTGTTGTTAACAGCGAAGACGAAGGAAAGAAATACAAGCTCGGAGACATAGTTGACAAGAAAGAAATGCGCGAGCACAATTCGGCTCTTAAGAAAAAAGACAAGAAGCCGGTTGAAACAAGAGACGCAATTCCTGCGACTGCAGATGCAATCTTGTTGGGCATAACGCAGACTTCGCTTTCAACTGAGAGCTTTATCTCTGCCGCATCGTTCCAGGAAACTACAAGAGTTCTTACCGATGCATCTATAAGAGGTAAAGTCGATAACTTGCTTGGCTTAAAAGAAAACGTTGTAATAGGTCAATTGATACCTGCAGGAACAGGTCTGAGAAAATACAGAACCTTGCTTGTATCTAAAAAAGGCGATTACAAAATGGACACTAACGGTATAGATGAAAAACCTGAAGTAGAGGAAGCTGAAGTAGTCGAGACTGCAACCGAAGCATAA